The following DNA comes from Halobacillus litoralis.
TAGAGGAGCTGTTAAAGTTTGTTGTTGCTTCTCACGAATCGCTTCTCGATGGATGCTTGCCGCGGGCACGGCCTCAGCTAACTTGGTCAAGAAGATCCACTTGACCAAGTTAGCTGAGGCTCGCGCAGTTCCCGCAGGCGTCACCACCGAACGCTCATCGTGGAATCAACGTGGCCCAACTAAAAAGAGTGATCTTTTTTGATTTATAAAAGAAAATCACTCTGCGTGTACAAGAGCTGGTGGCAATATTCACCGTCAATATAAAACGAATACTAAAGCTCATGGAGGAGTAAGAGCCCGAATGTCTCATCGAAATAATGAAGCCGTGGAACAATAAAATCGTCCTACTCAGCTTTTTCTTGATGCATAACTCAGGAAGTTGCAGTTCTTCAGTAGCAAAGATTTTACGAGGGATGCTCCGGCAGCAACCTTGTGGATGTGAACGTCATCGTCACCAGGCCGACACTTAAAATCGTCATTGCTGACAACAGCAGCGTTTCTAATGAAAAAAGGTATCCGCTCGCTCCAATGATCAACGCATCAATCGCAAGAATGACAAAGCCGACATTCACCTTCCACCAATCGGCGATCATTTGGGCCAGCAAGTCTGTCCCACCGGTGCTCGTATGATGACGGAGCATCAGCCCGATCCCTCCACCGACAAGGGCCCCGCCCAGAATTGAACTGATTGCTGGATCAAGCGGCAGATGGTACGCCCTCAGTCCTTGCAACACATCGATCGTAAAGGAGGAAACCAGTAACCCGTGTAAACTATTGTAAAAATAATCCCTATAAAAAAACCAGGCGAGCGCAAAGATCGGTATGCTGAAACAGATAATGGTCAGCCCCACCTTCAACCCCCATATGTAATTCATAATCATTCCGAGTCCAATGATTCCGCCATCCAACACGTGGTCCGGGATGAGAAAAAAGTTGATGCCTAAAGAAAGGATCAAGCTTCCGATTACAATCATAACACCTTTTTTTACCATTGTTATCATCTGTCGGCTCCCCTTCCATTGTTCTATCCTATGCTCGTCCTTTTTTAAATAGAAGGAAGAGGGGGGGCGAGCCGTATATCAGCTAAACCTCCAATATCCTAACCCCCGGGGAACATAGCGGTAGGCACTGACAGATATTTCAATATTCCTGAGCACAAAAAAAGACTGCTCACATTTTCTGCGGCAGTCGGATCGGACTATTCGGTTCTTTTTTCATGTACACGATCGAGCGCTTTCGTGTAAGCGTCGTTTCCGTAGTTCAAGCAACGTTTCACACGGGAAATCGTCGCAGTCGATGCACCTGTTTCGGTTTCGATTTTATGATAGGTGAAGCCATCTCTAAGCATGCGTGCTACTTCAAGACGCTGGGCAAGGGACTGCACTTCATTCATCGTCGCTAAGTCATCGAAAAATTCGTAGCATTCTTCAACATTTTGCAAGGATAAGATTGATTCGAACAATTGATCAAGTGTTTTTCCGCGTAGTTTGTCGATTTGCATCCAGATTCCCTCCTTTAATTAGAACGGTTTGAAGTTTGTACAGTCGCGTTTTTCGGGATGATGTTCACCCAAGTATGACCTGGGGTGAAGGATAACGGTTCGCCATCCTCAAATGGCAGTAATTGTCCGTCAATGTTTTTCCATTGGACTTCTTTCAACTGCCCTTTTTGTAAAAGATAAGCGTCTCCGCCTGAGGTCAGATCGATATCTCGGCGACCGACGTTGTCAATGATCTGATGATCGGTTTTAATGACAAAGATATTTTCGACGGCAATTCTTTCGTTGTTAGCGCGATCAATAGTCGGTTCCCCGTCACTCGAGCGCAGAAACTGTTCATTTTCTTCATCATAAGAATAACTGACTTCAGTACTATTCGAGTAAGCGATTGTTACATCATCTACAGGGTTTCCATCAAGCTGGCTGTCCTCTTTAAATGGCAGATCTTTATGGTTCACCGTCGTTTCATAACTCTTGTGATCAACAGCCCGATCAATTCCATCTGTTAAAAGATAGGAGTTGTGGGGCGCTGCCCGGTCCGATGAACGCTGGAACAACCAACCGTTGTTATCGTAAATCGCTCCGTTCAAATACCGCACTCCACTGTTTGCGACTTGCTGATTGATCGCTGTCGACGCCCCATGGTAGACATAAAGCGCATCATGGCCATCCGCAAGTTCAAAATAATACGGACGTGCGCTTCTTACTGGTCCAATTGTATCAGGAATCTCACTTTGGAACAAAGCCAAAAACCGCGTGATTTGCCCTTCTGCCAACACTTCATAGACGAGATCAGCCTGGCTCAGTCCAGATTGTGGTCTGGCTTTTGTGTGGTTATTGACCATGACGGACACAATAGGCGTGTCTATGGGGTCATCCGCTGGTTCCCCCGTCAATGGGAAAACATCTTTATGAGTTGATTCCGCATCGTTTGGTTCGACTGACACTTTTTCTTCTTCAACCGGTTTCTCTCTTTCGTCGGTTTCTGATTTCTCTGGTTCTTCAGAAGACTGGTTCGCCCCTGCTTCTTTATTACAAGCTGCAAGGAACAACAGTACAATCAAGGTGAAGAATGTAAGCTTTCTCATTCCAGCACTTCCTTTTGCTCAATATTCCCGTTTCTATTTTAACGCATTATTGAAGGAAAGAGTACCTCTTTCTTTTTCACGTCCATGATTCCAAGTGGTGTAATCCGGATATAAGGTAAATGCATGGATGATAAGAATAACAGTGTGTAAACCGGATCAGTAAATGAAGAACCATGTTCATGCAAGCACTCTTTCAGACGATTTTCCTCAACTATCAATTCTTTCAGCGGCAATTCGGACATGACCCCTCCTAACGGCAATGGAAGTTCGAATAAAATTTCCCCCTCATTGACAAGTACGATCCCACCACCGATTTCATTCATACGTTTGAATGCTTTTTTCATATCAGAACGGGATTTTCCGATTAGTATTAAATCTCCTGTGTTGCTATAAGAACTGACAAGTGCACCTAGTGAATGAGTAAATCCTTTAATCAGGGTATTGACCATCCATTCGCCTTCACGGTCCATCAGCATCAAGAACGCTTCATGCGTCTCATTAGACAGACGTTCTGCTGAAGCGTCGATGTCAATCGCATAAGGTCTCATAATGACGTCGTTCACCATTTCCATCCCAATCGGCATGGAGAATTGCATATCCTCATCACTTACTTCCCAATTGAGGTCAAGTGGTTCTATGCCATTTTTCTCCCATTCAATCGGGGTTTCTTTTTGCAACGACTCATCCTCCCGTTTCACCCATTCGCCTTTCCCGATGACAGAGTGGGGAGTAGGATCTTTCGGATCCCGCAGAAAATTGAGATGCGCCACACGCCCTGCATTCAAACTGCCGACACGATTCTCAACGCCAAAGTGACGCGCAGGGTGATAAGTGGCCATCATATAAGCGTCAATTTCCGGAACACCAGCATCTATAGCAATTTTCACACATTGATTGATCAGTCCTTCACGATAGAATCCAGGCGTGGATCCATCTGTTGTGTACATTAAATGGTCATAGTGCGTGTGCCCTTTTTCCTGGAGCCCTTGTAAGATCTCAGGCAGATCCGGACGAATCGAAGAATATCGCAACCCTGTCTGATAGCCGATTTCCAAACGGTTCATTACATCATCTGCGGTCATAGATTCGTGTTCTGAGTCCATACCCAGCAGCCGCATTTTAACGAGCGTTTTTTTAGAAGCTCCCGGCAAGTGAGCTTCAAGAGGCTTTCGTGAGCGCTTCGTTTCCTGCATCCAATGAAGTATTTGCTCGTCACCACCATGAAGGACATCCGGCCAGGCCGTCAGTTCGCCCCCCTGGATGACCGCGTCATGCTCAATCCAATCCGGAATCTGGACGTCGAATGCTTCTTTGTCCTCGTCACGCAAGGCAGATTGGGAGTCAAAACGTGCCCACCAATACATGGTCGCAGGTAAATTCATGAATTCTTCCAACAAAGAAAACGCTTTCTCCTTTTTTGTTAAAAAAAGCCACATTAAATTATCATTGATCAAAGTGGTCGTACCGGCTTCTGCTGCATATTCAGCTAAGCTCTGGGGATTATATAACTGAAATGGATGGGCGTGGGGCTCTATGTAGCCTGGAACGATATAGCTGTCCTTACCTTCAATGATTTCTGTACCATCTGTATTGGAAGGAAGCTCTTTGCCCGTATAAATGATGCGGTCTTCATATAGCCATATGTGGCCAGTCATCCATTGTTTCAAATAAACATTCAAATAAGTAGTGTTTTTTATCAGCTTTGTCGGCGCACTTGAACCGTCGATGACAGCCGCGTGTTCTCTCAACTGCCGGTTCCGCCAACGGAAGCGAGTCTCATTCATGGAGCGTCCCTCCCTGATTTCATTATGTTCTATCGTAACACAGGATCAATTCAACTGCTAAGGAGGAAGTAATATGAAGCAGAATATCGGAATCATCAACAGTATGGTCCGCATCACCGCCGGACTGAGCATGTTGACTTTTTTAACGATACGCAGTGCCCGCAGAAAGGATGCATCAGTCCATCCGATGATGATCGTCATAGCAGCTATGAAAGTTGCGGAAGGAATCGTACGCTACTGTCCGCTTACAGCAGCATTTGAAGAAATGACTGAGGAGACAGATGGGAAAGAAGAAGGCTGGCAGCAGAACTTTCAGAAAACACAAATGTAAGCACTCGGGGCTATCCCATCATCTTCACTCAATATAGAGCCATTCGGTAAACATAAAAACAGAGCGGGGAACACACTCCCCGCTCCCTATAAAGGATGAAATCAATGGAATTCATGGAATATTTCACAGACGCCGGTTTCGTTATTGTCACGATCATCGGTTCCATCGCGGCTTTATTTTACGTTGGTGCCAGAAGACGAAGAAACCGATGAACGACCGATATCACGACGATAGAAAAAGTCGTCGTTCCCATCGAATACACGCAGTGAATCATAAGTACGATCCAGGGCATGGGCCAAGTCCATCCCTTTGCTTCCTGCTAAAAGGACACGCCCGCCACTGGATACATATACTCCCTCGACAAGTGCCGTGCCTGCATGAACAATGAACGTTCCCTGTTCCCCTTTAATATCCGGCAATGGCCGCCCTTTCTCATATCCCCCCGGATATCCGTTCGAAGCGACGACCACACCTGCGCAAGTTTCCTCTGACCACACTAATTGAGGGTCCACACCATTCATGACGTCCGCTATCACTTGCACAAGATCATTCTCCAGTAAAGGAAGTACGACCTGTATCTCGGGATCGCCAAAACGCGCATTGAACTCAATGACTTTCGGACCTTCTTTCGTTTCAATCAGCCCTGCATACAAAATACCGGTAAACGAACGACCTTCTTCGACCAGTGCATGCGCAACCGGCTGGATGACCGACTCTACCGCACTTGTGTAAGACGCTTCTCCCAAATCCGGAACAGGAGCAAACGCTCCCATACCACCTGTGTTCGGGCCTTGATCTCCATCGAAAGCACGTTTATGATCTTTAGCAGAAATCATTGGGTAAACATTCGCTCCATTTACAAACGCCATCAACGAGAACTCTTCCCCTGTCAAAAACTCCTCGACAACGATTTCCCGGCTCGCTTCACCGAACTGGCCGTTTTCAAGCATGTCTTCTACAGCTTGCAATGCTTCAGAAAGAGTTTCCGCTACCACGACCCCTTTTCCAGCCGCCAGACCGTCGGCTTTGATTACAATGGGAGCTCCTTTTTGTTCGATATAGTGCTTCGCAGCTGTCACATCAGAAAAAGCCTGGTACTCTGCTGTAGGGATATTATGCTTTTCCATGATTCGCTTAGCAAAATGCTTGCTGCCCTCTATAAGAGCGGCCGCTTGTGTCGGGCCGAACACTTTCAAATCATTGGCAATGAACCGATCGACGACACCTTCTAATAAAGGAACTTCCGGACCGACAATCGTCAATCCGACTTCGTTATGGATAGCAAAGGCTATCAGTTTATCATGGTCGTCTTCATCTATCGCCACACATTCCGCTACATCCTGCATCCCAGGGTTACCTGGCACCACAAAAACCTGTTCTACCTGCTCACTTTCCGAAAACTTCTGGACAAGACTATGCTCGCGACCGCCACGTCCAATCACCATGACATTCATTAACGTCCACCCCTTCTTTAGTGTTTAAAGTGACGCATTCTCGTAAAGACCATTGTAATCCCGTGTTTGTTACAGGCGTCAACCGAGTCCTGGTCACGCTTTGATCCGCCCGGCTGGATGATGGCTGTAACACCAGCTTCGGCAGCTGCTTCAACAGTATCTGGCATTGGGAAAAAGGCATCAGAAGCCATGATGCTTCCTACTGCATTTTCACCAGCTTGTTCAAACGCGATTTTCGCTGCGCCGACACGGTTCATCTGTCCTGCTCCCACACCGAGCGTTCGGTCGCCTTTAGCCACGACAATCGCATTCGATTTCACATGCTTCACCACTTTCCAGCCAAGCTTCATGTCTTCAAGCTCCTGCTCGGAAGGTTCACGTTCTGTTGCTACTTCAAGCTCCACGCTATCCAAAGAACCTTCATCAGTATCCTGGACAAGCAGTCCACCATTCACAGTCGTCAGCTTGTGGGCCGGACGATCGGATTTTTTCAAATCGACTTTCAACAGGCGCAAGTTTTTCTTCGTCGTCAGTAAATCGAGTGCTTCCTGGCTGAAGGAAGGTGCAATGATGATTTCAAGGAAAATCTCTTTCAATTTTGCCGCCGTATCTTCATCCACTTCCCTGTTCAACGCGACAATCCCTCCGAAGATCGATACCGGATCGCCTTCGTATGCTTTTACATAGGCATCGTACAGGTTGTCCCCAACTCCGACACCACAAGGATTCATATGCTTGACTGCTACAGCTGCCGGTTGGTTGAACTCAAGAACAACTTCGAGGGCGGCGTTTGCATCCTGGATGTTGTTATATGAAAGCTCTTTGCCGTTCAACTGTTCTGCATCAGCCAGTGATGTACCTTCCGTATTCGCCTTCTTGTAAAAAGAAGCCGTCTGATGCGGGTTCTCGCCATAACGTAAGGACTGGACTTTTTCATAGGTTACGGAGTAAGTTTCGGGATAGGCTTCTTCTGTAAGGTCAGAAAAATACCCCGTTATCATCGCATCGTAATTTGCCGTGTGACGAAAAACTTTTGCCGAAAGCTTACGGCGTGATTCATAAGCCATCCCCCCGGAACGAAGGCCAGTGATGACTTCACCATAATCAGAAGGATCGACGACCACCGTAACGTCTTCAAAGCTTTTGGCTGCGGCCCGGAGCATCGTCGGACCGCCGATATCGATATTCTCAATCGCTGCAGCTTCAGTGACTCCTTCTTTCGCAATCGTTTCTTTGAAAGGGTACAAGTTGACCGCTACGAGGTCGATTGTTTGGATATCAAGTTCATCAAGCTGCTTCATATGATCCTCATTGCCACGCTTCGCCAGCAAACCGCCGTGCACAGATGGATGCAGCGTTTTAACACGTCCGTCCATGATTTCAGGAAAGTCGGTAACCTCAGAAATCGATAGAACAGGAATCCCAGCTTCTTCTATCGCGCGTTTCGTCCCACCTGTGGAAACGAGTTCATAATCTAGTTCGTGTAATTGTTCAGCAAAATCGGTCAGTCCTTGTTTATTGGAAACGCTTAGTAAAGCACGCTTTTTCATACGGATTCCTCCTTGGTGAATAATGACTGGATCACTTGTGGATAGAGGCGGTGCTCGACCGCTTGAATTTTCTGTTTCACTTTTTCTGATGTATCTTGTTCTTCTATAGCAACAGCTTCTTGGGCAATGATCGGGCCTGTGTCCATACCATCGTCAACCAAATGGACTGTCACCCCGGTCACTTTCACTTTTTTCTCCAACGCTTGCCCAATGGCATCTTTCCCTGGAAAAGCCGGGAGTAATGATGGATGAATATTGACGATTCTTTCTTCGTAAGCCTGTAAAAGTGTTGGACCGATCAGGCGCATAAAACCGGCTAAAATGATGTAATCGATGTCTCGCTCATGACAATCTGCCAACAGTGCCGTTTCATAGGCAGCCTTGTTTTCGAATACTTTCGGATTGTAAACAACCGTATCGATTTCATAGCTTTGCGCCTTTTCAATGACTGGAGCACCAATGCGGTCGCAGACAAGGAGAGCTACCCTTGCTTCAAGTTCTCCTTCTTCAATGGCATGCATGATGGCGTCAAAGTTCGAGCCGGTGCCAGAAGCGAATACAGCAAGATTGATCATGTCCACTGCACTCCTTCTTTCCCTGTAACACGACCGATGACAACCGCTTCCCCATAAGCTTCAAGTGCGCGTTCAACATCCGTATCTGCTACCACGGCGACCATACCGATTCCCATGTTGAAGACACCGAACATCTCCTCTTCAGACAGCTGTCCTTTTTCCTGCAAAAAACGGAAAACAGTAGGCACTCGCCAGCTGCTGGGATCGATTTCTGCCCCTAATCCTTCTGGTAAGGCTCTTGGAATGTTTTCATAAAAACCCCCGCCTGTAACATGGGCTAGACCTTTCACATCCAAAGCTGCTTTCAAAGTTTGAACTGCTTCAGCGTAGATAACCGTCGGTGTGAGCATCACTTCACCAAGCGGACGATCGAAACCAGAGTAAGTTTCCATAAGAGACAATCCATGCTCCTCAACAATTCGTCTTACAAGGGAAAAACCATTCGAATGAATGCCAGAGGATGGAAGTCCGATAAGCACATCCCCTTCAGATATCGATTCCCCTGTAATCAATTTCCCTTTGTCTGCCATTCCGACGACAAACCCGGCAAGGTCATATTCATCGAGCTCGTACATGCCAGGCATTTCCGCTGTCTCACCACCTACAAGCGCAGCGCCAGACTGTTCACAGCCGTCTGCGATGCCTTTGACGATTTGTTCGATGCGGGCAGGTTCATTCTTTCCACAAGCGATATAGTCCAAGAATAAAAGGGGATCAGCCCCTTGAGCAACGATATCGTTCACACACATGGCCACCACATCTACACCGATGGTATCATGTCGATCCATTTCGAATGCTAGTTTGAGCTTCGTGCCGACCCCATCCGTGCCTGTCACAAGGACGGGATGCTCATAACTCATTCCGCTGATATCGAACAAGCCGGCAAAAGAACCGAGTCCGCCTAGTACTTCTTTGCGCATCGTGCGGCCGACGTGTTTTTTCATGCGCTCTACGGCTTCATAACCAGCTTCGACATCGACCCCTGCTTGTTTATAGGATTGGCTCATCTTTCTCCCCCCTCACAATTTTTCATACGGATGAACTGTATTTGGATAGATTTCTGTCGGATAATTGCCAGTGAAGCATGCCATGCAGCCCCCGTGCTCCATCGATTCTTCACCTTGGTAGATGCTGTCGTTCAGACCATCGACCGATAGAAAATTCAAACTGTCAGCACCGATTTGTGCTTCGATTTCTTCGACTGACCGGTTTGCTGCAATCAGTTCTCCGCTATTCGAGGTATCGATTCCGTAATAACAAGGGTTCTCAATCGGTGGAGACGCAATACGAACGTGTACTTCCTTCGCTCCCGCCTCTTTCAACATTTTCACAATCCGCCGGCTTGTCGTCCCTCGTACGATTGAATCATCGACCATGACTACTCTTTTTCCTTCGACAATGCCGCGGACGGCCGAAAGCTTCATCTTCACCCCTTGCTCGCGCAGTTCCTGGGACGGTTGGATGAATGTACGTCCGACGTATCGGTTTTTAATCAAGCCAAGCTCGTAGGGGATGCCTGAGGCTTCTGCATATCCGATCGCTGCCGAAATGCTCGAGTCTGGTACACCGGTCACGACATCTGCATCCACCGGAGCTTCTTCAGCAAGAGACTTACCCATCCGCTTACGGGAAGCGTGGACATTTTTCCCATCCAGGTTACTGTCAGGTCTGGAGAAATAGACATATTCCATAGAGCAGAGTGTGCGCTGAATCGGAGCAGAAAAGCGTTTTGATTCAACCCCTTCATCGGAAATCATCAACAATTCGCCAGGTTTGATCTCACGGTCATATGTCGCACCGACAACATCGAATGCACATGTTTCCGAGGAGACCATCCATGAATCCCCCATATGGCCGAGACTTAATGGACGTAATCCGCGCGGATCATTAGCAACGAACATACAATCTTCAGTCATCACCAAGAAGGCATAAGCACCCTTGATCATTGAAAATGCTTCTGAAATGGCCTGTTCTAAAGGCAAGTGGCGGGCTCTCTTAATCAAATGGGCGACCACTTCTGTGTCGGATGTCGTCTGCAAAATGCTGCCCTGCCCTTCCAGTTGATTTTTCAGAGCTTGTGCGTTTACCAGATTGCCATTGTGCGCAAGTGCGAGTCCGCCCGTTTGCGAGCGAAAGAGGAGCGGCTGAATGTTTTCATAGCCGCCATCCCCTGCTGTCGCATAGCGTACATGACCTACAGATGCGTGCCCTTGCAAATCTTCCAGCTGATTTTGTGAGAAAACGTCGTTGATCAGGCCGTGGCCCTTAGCGATTTTCAGTTGTTCTCCATCTGTCGTGACAATGCCCGCTCCTTCTTGACCGCGATGCTGGAGTGCATGCAGGCCATAGTAAGTCAGCTGAGCTGATTCCGGATGTCCCCAAACGCCGAATATTCCGCATTCTTCATTTAACCCTTTGATTTCACCAAGCATGGAATAGCTCCTTTCCACGTATCCTTCAATGTTGTAATGTGCTCTTCCAACACAACCTGATGTTCCTG
Coding sequences within:
- a CDS encoding YitT family protein; the encoded protein is MITMVKKGVMIVIGSLILSLGINFFLIPDHVLDGGIIGLGMIMNYIWGLKVGLTIICFSIPIFALAWFFYRDYFYNSLHGLLVSSFTIDVLQGLRAYHLPLDPAISSILGGALVGGGIGLMLRHHTSTGGTDLLAQMIADWWKVNVGFVILAIDALIIGASGYLFSLETLLLSAMTILSVGLVTMTFTSTRLLPEHPS
- a CDS encoding YerC/YecD family TrpR-related protein is translated as MQIDKLRGKTLDQLFESILSLQNVEECYEFFDDLATMNEVQSLAQRLEVARMLRDGFTYHKIETETGASTATISRVKRCLNYGNDAYTKALDRVHEKRTE
- a CDS encoding DUF3048 domain-containing protein; this encodes MRKLTFFTLIVLLFLAACNKEAGANQSSEEPEKSETDEREKPVEEEKVSVEPNDAESTHKDVFPLTGEPADDPIDTPIVSVMVNNHTKARPQSGLSQADLVYEVLAEGQITRFLALFQSEIPDTIGPVRSARPYYFELADGHDALYVYHGASTAINQQVANSGVRYLNGAIYDNNGWLFQRSSDRAAPHNSYLLTDGIDRAVDHKSYETTVNHKDLPFKEDSQLDGNPVDDVTIAYSNSTEVSYSYDEENEQFLRSSDGEPTIDRANNERIAVENIFVIKTDHQIIDNVGRRDIDLTSGGDAYLLQKGQLKEVQWKNIDGQLLPFEDGEPLSFTPGHTWVNIIPKNATVQTSNRSN
- a CDS encoding adenine deaminase C-terminal domain-containing protein yields the protein MNETRFRWRNRQLREHAAVIDGSSAPTKLIKNTTYLNVYLKQWMTGHIWLYEDRIIYTGKELPSNTDGTEIIEGKDSYIVPGYIEPHAHPFQLYNPQSLAEYAAEAGTTTLINDNLMWLFLTKKEKAFSLLEEFMNLPATMYWWARFDSQSALRDEDKEAFDVQIPDWIEHDAVIQGGELTAWPDVLHGGDEQILHWMQETKRSRKPLEAHLPGASKKTLVKMRLLGMDSEHESMTADDVMNRLEIGYQTGLRYSSIRPDLPEILQGLQEKGHTHYDHLMYTTDGSTPGFYREGLINQCVKIAIDAGVPEIDAYMMATYHPARHFGVENRVGSLNAGRVAHLNFLRDPKDPTPHSVIGKGEWVKREDESLQKETPIEWEKNGIEPLDLNWEVSDEDMQFSMPIGMEMVNDVIMRPYAIDIDASAERLSNETHEAFLMLMDREGEWMVNTLIKGFTHSLGALVSSYSNTGDLILIGKSRSDMKKAFKRMNEIGGGIVLVNEGEILFELPLPLGGVMSELPLKELIVEENRLKECLHEHGSSFTDPVYTLLFLSSMHLPYIRITPLGIMDVKKKEVLFPSIMR
- a CDS encoding YgaP family membrane protein, which produces MKQNIGIINSMVRITAGLSMLTFLTIRSARRKDASVHPMMIVIAAMKVAEGIVRYCPLTAAFEEMTEETDGKEEGWQQNFQKTQM
- a CDS encoding EYxxD motif small membrane protein produces the protein MEYFTDAGFVIVTIIGSIAALFYVGARRRRNR
- the purD gene encoding phosphoribosylamine--glycine ligase, translating into MNVMVIGRGGREHSLVQKFSESEQVEQVFVVPGNPGMQDVAECVAIDEDDHDKLIAFAIHNEVGLTIVGPEVPLLEGVVDRFIANDLKVFGPTQAAALIEGSKHFAKRIMEKHNIPTAEYQAFSDVTAAKHYIEQKGAPIVIKADGLAAGKGVVVAETLSEALQAVEDMLENGQFGEASREIVVEEFLTGEEFSLMAFVNGANVYPMISAKDHKRAFDGDQGPNTGGMGAFAPVPDLGEASYTSAVESVIQPVAHALVEEGRSFTGILYAGLIETKEGPKVIEFNARFGDPEIQVVLPLLENDLVQVIADVMNGVDPQLVWSEETCAGVVVASNGYPGGYEKGRPLPDIKGEQGTFIVHAGTALVEGVYVSSGGRVLLAGSKGMDLAHALDRTYDSLRVFDGNDDFFYRRDIGRSSVSSSSGTNVK
- the purH gene encoding bifunctional phosphoribosylaminoimidazolecarboxamide formyltransferase/IMP cyclohydrolase, which codes for MKKRALLSVSNKQGLTDFAEQLHELDYELVSTGGTKRAIEEAGIPVLSISEVTDFPEIMDGRVKTLHPSVHGGLLAKRGNEDHMKQLDELDIQTIDLVAVNLYPFKETIAKEGVTEAAAIENIDIGGPTMLRAAAKSFEDVTVVVDPSDYGEVITGLRSGGMAYESRRKLSAKVFRHTANYDAMITGYFSDLTEEAYPETYSVTYEKVQSLRYGENPHQTASFYKKANTEGTSLADAEQLNGKELSYNNIQDANAALEVVLEFNQPAAVAVKHMNPCGVGVGDNLYDAYVKAYEGDPVSIFGGIVALNREVDEDTAAKLKEIFLEIIIAPSFSQEALDLLTTKKNLRLLKVDLKKSDRPAHKLTTVNGGLLVQDTDEGSLDSVELEVATEREPSEQELEDMKLGWKVVKHVKSNAIVVAKGDRTLGVGAGQMNRVGAAKIAFEQAGENAVGSIMASDAFFPMPDTVEAAAEAGVTAIIQPGGSKRDQDSVDACNKHGITMVFTRMRHFKH
- the purN gene encoding phosphoribosylglycinamide formyltransferase, whose translation is MINLAVFASGTGSNFDAIMHAIEEGELEARVALLVCDRIGAPVIEKAQSYEIDTVVYNPKVFENKAAYETALLADCHERDIDYIILAGFMRLIGPTLLQAYEERIVNIHPSLLPAFPGKDAIGQALEKKVKVTGVTVHLVDDGMDTGPIIAQEAVAIEEQDTSEKVKQKIQAVEHRLYPQVIQSLFTKEESV
- the purM gene encoding phosphoribosylformylglycinamidine cyclo-ligase, which codes for MSQSYKQAGVDVEAGYEAVERMKKHVGRTMRKEVLGGLGSFAGLFDISGMSYEHPVLVTGTDGVGTKLKLAFEMDRHDTIGVDVVAMCVNDIVAQGADPLLFLDYIACGKNEPARIEQIVKGIADGCEQSGAALVGGETAEMPGMYELDEYDLAGFVVGMADKGKLITGESISEGDVLIGLPSSGIHSNGFSLVRRIVEEHGLSLMETYSGFDRPLGEVMLTPTVIYAEAVQTLKAALDVKGLAHVTGGGFYENIPRALPEGLGAEIDPSSWRVPTVFRFLQEKGQLSEEEMFGVFNMGIGMVAVVADTDVERALEAYGEAVVIGRVTGKEGVQWT
- the purF gene encoding amidophosphoribosyltransferase — encoded protein: MLGEIKGLNEECGIFGVWGHPESAQLTYYGLHALQHRGQEGAGIVTTDGEQLKIAKGHGLINDVFSQNQLEDLQGHASVGHVRYATAGDGGYENIQPLLFRSQTGGLALAHNGNLVNAQALKNQLEGQGSILQTTSDTEVVAHLIKRARHLPLEQAISEAFSMIKGAYAFLVMTEDCMFVANDPRGLRPLSLGHMGDSWMVSSETCAFDVVGATYDREIKPGELLMISDEGVESKRFSAPIQRTLCSMEYVYFSRPDSNLDGKNVHASRKRMGKSLAEEAPVDADVVTGVPDSSISAAIGYAEASGIPYELGLIKNRYVGRTFIQPSQELREQGVKMKLSAVRGIVEGKRVVMVDDSIVRGTTSRRIVKMLKEAGAKEVHVRIASPPIENPCYYGIDTSNSGELIAANRSVEEIEAQIGADSLNFLSVDGLNDSIYQGEESMEHGGCMACFTGNYPTEIYPNTVHPYEKL